A stretch of Armatimonadia bacterium DNA encodes these proteins:
- a CDS encoding AarF/ABC1/UbiB kinase family protein produces MASILWRHGFGPQLRILGLSRFLPSTPEREPDPTTAGLELPVRVRLACEEIGPVTIKLAQALASRPDLIPMDYVREFRRLQDQVQPFPFEAASDVIQSELHAPIDRLYEAFEEVPTASASIGQVHFASLPDGQKLAVKVQRPGLEEVVETDLQILQFAAREAEVHVGLLHDLRISEWASEFGRSLRAELDYTNEGQNTDRLRQVLAEDPKVVVPRVYWDLSSRRVLTLERIEGVHIDDVEGLRGIGVSRSMIAVHMAESILRQIYVNGFFHADPHPGNVLVQSGGRIAFLDCGNAASIGRDIRASMVHLLMGALDGDATEVCDHIIDMGAVSEDTDLQQLRLDIQRMMAQYSAVSTAEFRMGEVLEDLMAVIFRHRVRMPSVFSSVLRALIITEGTCRSLDAGFDFRVPARQIISEVMKTWVQPANIMRELWRAVRDLHRYGLMLPRQASEVLSRVQAGALKIRFDIENSDETLHRLDVMCNRVAFALVVAAIIVGSSVILASETAVATLTQPGALAYGLVGALMGLYLLYSILRSGRL; encoded by the coding sequence GTGGCAAGCATCCTATGGCGTCACGGTTTCGGGCCCCAGTTGCGCATTCTGGGGCTTTCCCGATTCCTGCCCAGTACCCCTGAGCGTGAGCCGGACCCCACCACCGCAGGACTGGAGTTGCCGGTGCGTGTGCGGCTTGCCTGCGAAGAGATCGGCCCCGTGACGATCAAACTGGCGCAGGCCCTCGCTTCCCGCCCCGACCTGATCCCGATGGACTATGTCCGGGAGTTCCGGCGGCTGCAGGACCAGGTGCAGCCTTTCCCCTTTGAGGCCGCGTCCGACGTGATCCAGAGCGAGTTGCACGCGCCGATAGACCGCCTGTATGAGGCCTTCGAGGAGGTGCCTACCGCCTCCGCGTCCATCGGTCAGGTTCACTTCGCCTCGCTGCCAGACGGCCAGAAGCTGGCAGTGAAGGTGCAGCGCCCGGGCCTTGAGGAGGTCGTCGAGACCGACCTGCAGATCCTGCAGTTCGCCGCCCGCGAGGCCGAGGTTCACGTGGGACTGCTGCACGACCTGCGCATCAGCGAATGGGCCTCGGAGTTCGGGCGGTCTCTGCGGGCCGAACTGGACTACACCAACGAGGGGCAGAACACTGACCGCCTTCGTCAGGTGCTCGCTGAGGACCCCAAGGTGGTGGTCCCGCGTGTCTACTGGGACCTCAGCAGCCGCCGCGTCCTCACGCTGGAGCGCATCGAGGGTGTCCACATTGACGACGTCGAGGGGCTGCGCGGCATCGGCGTCAGCCGGTCAATGATTGCTGTACATATGGCCGAATCTATCCTCCGGCAGATCTACGTGAACGGTTTCTTCCACGCGGATCCGCACCCCGGCAATGTGCTCGTGCAGAGCGGCGGCCGGATCGCCTTCCTGGACTGCGGCAATGCGGCGAGCATCGGTCGGGACATCCGCGCAAGCATGGTCCACCTGCTGATGGGGGCGCTGGACGGCGACGCCACCGAGGTCTGCGACCACATCATTGACATGGGCGCAGTGAGCGAGGATACTGACCTGCAGCAACTGCGCCTTGACATCCAGCGTATGATGGCACAATACAGTGCTGTCAGCACCGCCGAGTTCCGGATGGGCGAGGTACTTGAAGACCTGATGGCCGTGATCTTCCGGCACCGAGTGCGGATGCCCTCCGTCTTCTCCTCAGTCTTGCGGGCGCTGATCATCACTGAGGGAACCTGTCGAAGCCTCGATGCCGGGTTCGACTTCCGGGTTCCCGCCCGTCAGATCATCAGCGAAGTGATGAAGACCTGGGTCCAGCCCGCGAACATTATGCGGGAGCTGTGGCGGGCCGTCAGGGACCTTCACCGATATGGGCTGATGCTCCCCCGCCAAGCGAGCGAAGTGCTGTCACGCGTACAGGCCGGAGCGCTGAAGATCCGCTTCGACATCGAGAACTCCGACGAGACCCTGCATCGTCTCGACGTGATGTGCAATCGTGTGGCCTTTGCACTGGTCGTCGCGGCGATCATCGTTGGATCTTCGGTCATTCTGGCCAGCGAGACCGCTGTGGCAACCCTGACGCAGCCGGGAGCGCTTGCCTACGGGCTGGTGGGTGCCCTGATGGGGCTATACCTGCTGTACTCGATTCTGAGGTCAGGCCGACTGTGA
- a CDS encoding KpsF/GutQ family sugar-phosphate isomerase translates to MPSTQILDQALQTLETEQEAIARLRQRIGEPFVAACELLLGMKGRAVVSGMGKSGAVGRKLSSTLASTGTPSFFMHPAEAIHGDLGMVTEADVVIFLSNSGETEEILNILPAVRRRGAGIISLCGAAESSLAQHSDVTLDASVECEACPLGLAPTASCIAQMALGDALAMSLMRARGFTTEDYAQSHPGGTLGRKVLWRVADVMHSGDDNPTVTTSATVLDALLTMSGARVRGAVSIVDEAGKLRGLFTDGDFRVLMQREPDRNAVMCRAITEAMTAQPTTTTPETLAARAAKLMQDREFDNLPVVDAEGVAVGMLDIQDLLKAGIV, encoded by the coding sequence ATGCCATCGACGCAGATCCTCGACCAAGCCCTACAGACGTTGGAGACCGAACAGGAGGCCATCGCACGCCTGCGGCAACGCATCGGCGAGCCCTTCGTGGCGGCCTGCGAGTTGCTGCTGGGGATGAAGGGCCGTGCAGTCGTCTCCGGGATGGGCAAGTCAGGTGCGGTCGGGCGGAAGCTCTCCAGCACCCTCGCGAGCACCGGCACACCCTCTTTCTTCATGCACCCGGCCGAAGCGATTCACGGCGACCTGGGCATGGTCACCGAGGCCGACGTGGTGATCTTCCTGTCCAACAGCGGCGAGACCGAGGAGATCCTCAATATCTTGCCGGCGGTTAGGCGCCGTGGTGCAGGTATCATCTCGCTTTGTGGAGCGGCCGAGTCCAGTCTTGCGCAGCACTCGGACGTTACCCTTGACGCCTCCGTCGAGTGCGAAGCCTGTCCCCTGGGGCTTGCACCGACGGCGAGCTGCATTGCCCAGATGGCCCTTGGCGACGCTCTTGCGATGTCCCTGATGCGGGCCCGCGGCTTCACTACCGAGGACTACGCCCAAAGTCATCCGGGCGGAACCCTTGGGCGCAAGGTCCTCTGGCGCGTGGCGGATGTCATGCACTCCGGTGACGACAACCCGACGGTCACGACCAGCGCAACGGTACTCGATGCTCTGCTGACCATGAGCGGTGCGCGGGTCCGGGGAGCGGTCTCGATCGTCGATGAGGCCGGTAAGCTGCGAGGCCTCTTCACCGACGGCGACTTCCGCGTACTGATGCAGCGAGAGCCCGATCGAAACGCCGTGATGTGTCGGGCCATCACTGAGGCCATGACGGCGCAGCCGACCACGACCACGCCCGAGACTCTCGCAGCCCGAGCGGCCAAGCTGATGCAGGACCGTGAGTTCGACAACCTGCCCGTGGTTGATGCAGAGGGCGTCGCCGTCGGCATGCTCGACATCCAGGACCTGCTGAAAGCGGGGATTGTGTGA
- a CDS encoding Maf family protein, with product MTEAKRNLGSTLILASSSPRRDQLLSEAGVRFEVLVPSGPEAERKCGEDCATFARRAAEEKARQVALVSPGRLVLGADTIVVLDDEVLGKPRGPEDALRMLRRLAGRAHQVITGVAFARAGSGGEVDLVGAAICSEVVFRHLSDQEIEGYVATGEPLDKAGAYGIQGLGGALVESYTGSHTNIVGLPMEYVLETLGRDLPDHRTAQDATLAGRRQN from the coding sequence GTGACAGAAGCAAAGCGTAACCTTGGAAGCACGCTGATACTGGCCTCTTCATCTCCGCGCCGGGATCAGCTTCTGAGCGAAGCCGGTGTCCGCTTCGAGGTATTGGTGCCGAGCGGCCCCGAGGCCGAACGGAAGTGCGGCGAAGACTGCGCAACCTTCGCTCGTCGTGCCGCTGAGGAGAAGGCACGGCAGGTGGCGCTGGTCTCACCGGGGCGTCTTGTTCTGGGCGCCGACACCATCGTCGTACTGGACGACGAAGTGCTGGGCAAGCCGAGGGGGCCTGAAGATGCTCTCCGGATGCTTCGCCGTCTGGCTGGACGTGCGCATCAGGTGATCACCGGTGTGGCCTTTGCGCGGGCCGGGTCTGGTGGCGAGGTTGACCTGGTGGGTGCGGCAATCTGTTCCGAGGTGGTGTTCCGTCACCTATCGGACCAGGAGATCGAGGGTTACGTCGCAACCGGCGAACCCCTCGACAAGGCGGGGGCCTACGGGATACAGGGACTCGGGGGAGCACTTGTCGAAAGCTATACTGGATCGCATACCAACATCGTTGGCCTTCCGATGGAGTACGTGCTGGAAACGCTGGGACGGGACCTCCCCGACCACAGGACAGCGCAGGACGCTACTCTCGCCGGGCGCCGTCAGAACTGA
- the kdsA gene encoding 3-deoxy-8-phosphooctulonate synthase, producing MRTVQITDRVAIGPDRLALIAGPCLVEDEDTTLRLALELAEICADLDIPFVFKASYDKANRTSIRGTRGPGWEKGLEILARVKDRAEVALVSDVHETSQVSRAAEVCDLLQIPAFLCRQTDLLVAAGESGRAVNVKKGQFMAPGDIVHSVEKVTSTGNERVTITERGFSFGYNNLVVDMRAIPIMRGFDYPVVFDATHSVQLPSGAGGCSGGQREFVAPLTRAAVAAGADALFMETHPNPDEAPCDGPNMVPLGELRGLLEDALGIHALVHSKQ from the coding sequence ATGAGAACGGTACAGATCACCGATCGCGTCGCAATCGGCCCGGACAGACTGGCACTCATCGCCGGTCCCTGTCTCGTCGAGGACGAAGACACCACCTTGCGCCTTGCCCTGGAACTGGCGGAGATCTGCGCGGACCTGGACATCCCCTTCGTCTTCAAAGCCTCCTACGACAAGGCGAACCGGACCTCCATCCGGGGCACCCGTGGACCGGGCTGGGAGAAGGGCCTTGAGATTCTCGCCAGAGTGAAGGACCGGGCCGAGGTTGCGCTCGTGTCCGACGTCCATGAGACCAGCCAGGTCTCCCGCGCGGCCGAGGTGTGCGACCTCCTCCAGATCCCAGCCTTCCTGTGCCGTCAGACCGACCTTCTCGTTGCCGCAGGAGAGTCGGGGCGTGCGGTGAACGTCAAGAAGGGGCAGTTCATGGCTCCGGGCGACATCGTGCACTCCGTCGAGAAGGTGACCTCCACCGGCAACGAGCGCGTCACTATCACCGAGCGAGGCTTCTCCTTCGGCTACAACAACCTCGTGGTCGATATGCGCGCAATCCCCATCATGCGCGGGTTCGACTACCCGGTGGTCTTCGACGCCACACACAGCGTCCAGTTGCCCAGTGGCGCCGGCGGATGCTCTGGCGGTCAGCGGGAGTTCGTGGCGCCGCTGACTCGTGCCGCCGTAGCTGCCGGTGCGGACGCCCTCTTCATGGAGACGCATCCGAACCCTGACGAGGCTCCCTGTGATGGTCCGAACATGGTGCCCCTGGGCGAGCTACGCGGCCTCCTGGAGGACGCGCTGGGGATCCACGCCCTCGTCCACAGCAAACAGTAG
- a CDS encoding phosphatidylglycerol lysyltransferase domain-containing protein translates to LWCDEKHCDLHSSLRAEARAVKEVLEHLEELGVTGGAILVNDRVQAFTLGEPLNEHTVVCHIEKASPDLHGAFQVINREFLAREWSQWRCVNREQDVGEPGLRKAKESYLPARMVEKYVVTQRS, encoded by the coding sequence CTGTGGTGTGATGAGAAGCACTGTGACCTGCACTCCAGCCTGCGCGCCGAGGCACGGGCGGTCAAGGAAGTGCTTGAGCACCTGGAGGAGTTGGGGGTGACTGGTGGGGCGATCCTGGTGAACGACCGTGTGCAGGCCTTCACCCTTGGCGAACCCCTGAACGAGCACACCGTCGTTTGCCATATCGAGAAGGCCAGCCCGGATCTGCATGGGGCCTTCCAGGTGATCAACCGCGAGTTCCTCGCCCGGGAATGGTCTCAGTGGCGATGCGTGAACCGCGAGCAGGATGTGGGCGAGCCAGGCCTGCGCAAGGCCAAGGAGAGCTATCTCCCGGCCAGGATGGTGGAGAAGTACGTCGTGACGCAGCGGTCCTAG
- a CDS encoding metallophosphoesterase, with protein MVLLQTADWHNNIGLQEAGRLRNLRMEHQALLLDCGDAIWAPNILVKPGVEHAILRMNEAGYHAMAMGNREFFFRSFGMLMKTSEATFPVLSANLAPAPGRSAGHVQRWTILTSPQGSKVGLFGLTPTMIRPDSWMEVFADVRFISHERATREALAALRSQCDWVVCLSHLGYERDLALAERFQGIDLILGGHSHRHTDELVQVGEVTISHIGPYGREIALIRSLEGTPRFQRRLLSLTGARSSSGGA; from the coding sequence TTGGTCCTCCTTCAGACGGCTGACTGGCACAACAACATCGGCCTGCAAGAGGCCGGACGTCTGCGCAACCTGCGGATGGAGCACCAGGCCCTGCTCCTTGACTGTGGAGACGCGATCTGGGCGCCCAACATCCTGGTGAAGCCCGGCGTGGAGCATGCCATCCTGCGCATGAACGAGGCTGGCTACCACGCCATGGCCATGGGGAACCGGGAGTTCTTCTTCCGCTCCTTCGGCATGCTGATGAAGACCTCGGAAGCGACCTTCCCCGTGCTGAGCGCAAATCTTGCCCCAGCTCCCGGCCGGTCAGCCGGGCACGTTCAGAGGTGGACGATTCTCACAAGTCCGCAGGGCTCAAAGGTCGGTCTCTTCGGCCTCACGCCGACCATGATCCGGCCGGATTCGTGGATGGAAGTCTTTGCCGACGTGCGCTTCATCAGCCATGAACGGGCAACGCGCGAGGCGCTCGCGGCCCTAAGGAGTCAGTGCGACTGGGTCGTGTGTCTTAGCCACCTCGGCTATGAGCGCGACCTGGCTCTTGCGGAGCGGTTCCAGGGCATCGACCTGATCCTGGGTGGTCACTCACATCGTCACACGGACGAGCTGGTGCAGGTGGGCGAGGTGACGATTTCCCATATCGGGCCATACGGGCGGGAGATCGCGCTGATCAGGAGCCTGGAGGGGACCCCACGGTTCCAGCGTCGGCTCCTGTCGCTGACTGGCGCGCGAAGCTCCTCGGGAGGTGCGTGA
- a CDS encoding rod shape-determining protein, with product MSHFSRDMGIDLGTANTLVHVKGRGILLREPSVVAIDTDTGEVLAVGEDAKRMVGRTPARITAIRPLKNGVIADFDATEAMLKHFIRKCQPRRWLVHPRMVIGVPSGITEVERRAVEDAARQAGAWETEIIDEPMAAAIGAGLPVADAVGNMIVDIGGGTTEIAVISLGGICAQRSMRIAGEEIDEAISNFIRREFNLYIGESTSEQIKLRIGSAFPQPEEETMEVRGKDLLSGLPKSVIISSLEVREAISETAAAIVELVKETLDSTPPELAADVMNRGIVLAGGGGLLRGLDQLISAETDIPVYVAEDPLTCVVMGTAKYLEELDGVVMTR from the coding sequence ATGTCGCATTTCTCCCGGGATATGGGGATCGACCTGGGGACTGCGAACACCCTGGTGCACGTCAAGGGTCGCGGAATCCTCCTGCGTGAGCCCTCGGTAGTGGCCATCGATACGGACACGGGCGAGGTGCTCGCCGTTGGCGAGGACGCCAAGCGGATGGTTGGGCGGACGCCTGCCCGGATCACCGCGATTCGGCCCCTCAAGAACGGCGTCATCGCCGACTTCGACGCCACCGAGGCGATGCTGAAGCACTTCATCCGTAAGTGCCAGCCGCGGCGCTGGCTTGTGCATCCACGCATGGTGATCGGCGTCCCCTCGGGGATCACCGAGGTCGAACGGCGTGCCGTCGAGGACGCCGCTCGCCAGGCCGGTGCGTGGGAGACCGAGATCATCGACGAACCCATGGCCGCTGCGATCGGCGCGGGACTGCCCGTAGCCGACGCTGTGGGGAACATGATCGTCGACATCGGTGGCGGCACTACGGAGATCGCCGTCATCTCCCTCGGGGGCATCTGTGCCCAGCGGTCGATGCGGATCGCCGGTGAGGAGATCGACGAGGCCATCTCGAACTTCATCCGGCGCGAGTTCAACCTCTACATCGGAGAGAGTACCTCGGAGCAGATCAAGCTGCGCATCGGTTCGGCCTTCCCTCAGCCCGAAGAGGAGACCATGGAAGTGCGCGGCAAGGACCTCCTCTCCGGCCTGCCCAAGAGCGTGATCATCAGTTCCCTCGAGGTCCGCGAGGCCATTTCGGAGACGGCCGCCGCCATCGTCGAACTCGTGAAGGAAACCTTAGATTCCACGCCTCCGGAACTTGCGGCGGACGTCATGAACCGCGGAATCGTCCTCGCGGGAGGCGGCGGCCTGCTGCGCGGTCTGGACCAGTTGATCAGCGCGGAGACGGACATCCCGGTGTACGTGGCCGAAGATCCCTTGACCTGCGTGGTCATGGGGACGGCAAAGTACCTTGAGGAGCTTGACGGGGTCGTGATGACGCGGTAG
- the amrS gene encoding AmmeMemoRadiSam system radical SAM enzyme, with protein MHEARYYEVEEGRAQCLLCPFHCRIAEGQTGRCRVREFRDGKLWSRNWGQVTSVALDPVEKKPLYHFHPGAPILSLGTYGCNLKCDFCQNWAISQETPSTQSLEPIHAVKLAEKHQVDGNIGIAYTYNEPFIWYEFVLETAKLIHDRGMVNVLVTNGIVEEEPLQELLPYIDAMNVDIKSIRSDFYRRLCGGDGHAARRTVEMAFGRCAVEITNLVITGENDSDADLADLFDWAASVSRRLPVHLSRYHPAYKMQAPTTPVETLRRAYELARERLDFVYVGNLHLNGTTDTICPRCGAVAVEREGFSAWPKTRDGRCASCGEELGIVV; from the coding sequence ATGCATGAAGCGCGGTACTATGAGGTCGAAGAGGGCCGGGCCCAGTGCCTGCTGTGTCCCTTCCATTGCCGCATCGCAGAGGGACAGACCGGCCGCTGCAGAGTCCGCGAGTTCCGGGACGGCAAGCTGTGGAGCCGCAACTGGGGGCAGGTGACCTCTGTGGCCCTGGACCCGGTGGAGAAGAAGCCGCTGTACCACTTCCACCCGGGAGCGCCGATTCTGTCGCTGGGCACCTACGGGTGCAATCTCAAGTGCGACTTCTGCCAGAACTGGGCGATCTCGCAGGAGACGCCGTCGACCCAAAGCCTGGAGCCGATCCACGCCGTCAAACTGGCGGAGAAGCACCAGGTGGACGGGAACATCGGCATCGCCTACACCTACAACGAGCCCTTCATCTGGTATGAGTTCGTTCTGGAGACTGCGAAGCTAATCCACGACCGGGGCATGGTCAACGTCCTGGTGACGAACGGCATAGTGGAGGAGGAGCCCCTGCAGGAGCTTCTCCCCTACATCGACGCGATGAACGTTGACATCAAGAGTATCCGCTCCGACTTCTATCGGCGGCTCTGCGGTGGTGACGGTCACGCGGCCCGGCGTACGGTAGAGATGGCCTTCGGGCGTTGCGCCGTCGAGATCACGAACCTGGTGATCACCGGCGAGAACGATTCTGACGCGGACCTCGCCGACCTGTTTGACTGGGCCGCGTCGGTGTCGCGCAGGCTGCCGGTACACCTGTCGCGCTACCATCCGGCCTACAAGATGCAGGCGCCGACGACGCCCGTCGAGACCTTGCGCAGAGCCTACGAGCTCGCCCGTGAGCGTCTGGACTTCGTGTACGTGGGCAACCTGCATCTGAACGGGACGACCGACACGATCTGCCCGCGGTGCGGAGCAGTGGCAGTCGAACGCGAGGGCTTCTCAGCGTGGCCGAAGACCCGCGATGGCCGCTGCGCCTCCTGCGGAGAGGAGCTTGGTATTGTTGTCTAG
- the mreC gene encoding rod shape-determining protein MreC: MAPLHSSSGSTDARRYLTLAALALVLTIWQHGAWRASSLSLPEYLAYTAVTPLESAITAVCTRIHDTSVAALTAPALVAENRRLKQERDELEAERIATVDVRLQLKAMQEKLGFTPDQPLSRIPAQVIGRSSGGSSRWVKIRTGGGKTLEVGNVVREARGLVGRVVEAQGDTGRVVLLVDPQHAVRSRVQRTNDEGMVHASPVLEAGPDRLQLEKVRSGAQVAVGDVVVTSSLGETYPGDIPIGVVESVRRSPASMSSVVAYIKPFVDFERLDYVYVLRAGEK; this comes from the coding sequence ATGGCACCCCTTCACTCCTCATCCGGTTCCACGGACGCGCGCCGTTACCTCACTCTGGCGGCGCTGGCCTTGGTGCTGACGATCTGGCAGCACGGTGCATGGCGTGCCTCCTCCCTCAGCCTTCCTGAGTACCTGGCGTACACCGCGGTGACACCTCTCGAGTCGGCGATCACGGCGGTCTGCACGCGTATCCATGACACGAGTGTCGCGGCACTGACGGCGCCCGCTCTCGTGGCCGAGAACCGCCGGCTGAAGCAAGAGCGCGACGAACTCGAGGCCGAGCGCATCGCGACCGTTGATGTGCGCCTGCAGCTGAAGGCGATGCAGGAGAAACTTGGCTTCACCCCTGACCAGCCCCTCAGCCGGATTCCGGCTCAGGTGATTGGTCGCTCTTCCGGCGGAAGCAGTCGCTGGGTCAAGATCCGCACCGGCGGCGGCAAGACGCTGGAGGTCGGCAACGTGGTGCGGGAGGCACGGGGGCTCGTGGGTCGTGTGGTCGAGGCTCAAGGTGACACCGGCCGAGTCGTCCTGCTCGTTGACCCGCAACATGCCGTGAGGAGTCGTGTCCAACGGACCAATGACGAGGGCATGGTGCATGCCTCTCCGGTACTGGAGGCCGGACCGGACCGGCTGCAACTGGAGAAGGTGCGCAGTGGGGCTCAGGTTGCCGTTGGTGACGTGGTCGTCACCTCCAGCCTGGGCGAGACCTATCCCGGAGACATCCCCATCGGTGTCGTCGAGTCCGTGCGCCGCTCGCCGGCCAGCATGAGCAGTGTCGTCGCCTACATCAAGCCCTTCGTTGATTTCGAGCGTCTTGACTACGTGTATGTCCTCAGAGCCGGCGAGAAGTAG
- a CDS encoding type III pantothenate kinase, with amino-acid sequence MGFVLYGDAGNTSFHVGLWDGQWLSDRRFATEEILTAPEGCLTRLLGEAGLALQGCAGALLSVNAPRSEAVSAAVEGVLGVPVRLLGRDVKIDLPVQYETPQAYGKDRLLGVFAARELVGSPCIVVDAGTCITCDALTAEGMVLSIGIAPGLSAFLSGVQREAPALAEALMPMSEDRHFVTLLPAESTAASLSVGFLCALAGTTEALVRAAYRALGARNGVSAVLTGGDGDLVRKLCTIPLRSEPLLLLEGLRRLDIPDR; translated from the coding sequence ATGGGATTCGTCCTGTATGGTGACGCGGGGAACACGAGCTTCCATGTGGGGCTGTGGGACGGGCAGTGGCTAAGCGACCGGCGCTTCGCTACCGAGGAGATTCTGACGGCCCCGGAAGGGTGCCTTACGAGGCTGCTGGGCGAGGCCGGTCTGGCACTGCAGGGCTGTGCAGGGGCACTGCTGAGCGTCAATGCGCCACGGAGTGAGGCAGTATCCGCGGCCGTAGAGGGAGTGCTGGGCGTTCCGGTCCGCCTTCTCGGTCGCGACGTCAAGATAGACCTTCCGGTGCAGTACGAGACCCCACAGGCTTACGGGAAGGACCGGCTCCTCGGAGTGTTTGCAGCCCGCGAGTTGGTTGGCTCTCCCTGCATAGTGGTCGATGCCGGAACCTGTATCACCTGCGACGCGCTCACGGCCGAGGGCATGGTTCTGTCCATTGGGATCGCGCCCGGTCTATCTGCCTTCCTCTCCGGAGTGCAGCGGGAGGCACCGGCCCTCGCGGAAGCTCTGATGCCGATGTCGGAGGACCGGCACTTCGTCACCCTTCTGCCGGCCGAGTCGACTGCAGCCAGTCTCTCCGTGGGCTTTCTCTGTGCCCTGGCGGGCACTACCGAAGCCCTGGTACGGGCCGCCTACAGAGCTCTTGGTGCGAGGAACGGGGTCAGTGCGGTGCTGACGGGAGGCGACGGGGACCTGGTCCGGAAGCTGTGCACGATTCCCCTGCGGTCAGAACCGCTGCTGCTCCTCGAAGGCCTGCGGAGGCTGGACATCCCCGATCGATGA
- the kdsB gene encoding 3-deoxy-manno-octulosonate cytidylyltransferase codes for MKIIGMIPARYGSTRLEGKALADIAGKPMIQHVYERAARAAQLDDVIIATDDERIADAVAAFGGRCEMTASTHQSGTDRLAEVARRIDCDLIVNIQGDEPMIEPSAIDAAVAPFLSNPEERFGTLARRITSLEDHLAPSVVKVVTDRKGYALYFSRAPIPYFRVDGDEAWPEDRPRIHPTTGVQPLHHIGLYVYARETLLWYSALAPTPLEQTEKLEQLRALENGCRIRVVQVDYAPIGVDTPEDLERVRKALGG; via the coding sequence ATGAAGATTATCGGCATGATCCCGGCTCGGTATGGCTCCACACGTCTGGAAGGCAAGGCCCTTGCAGACATCGCCGGCAAGCCCATGATCCAGCATGTCTATGAACGGGCCGCGCGCGCGGCTCAGTTGGACGATGTGATCATCGCCACGGATGACGAGCGGATCGCCGACGCCGTCGCGGCTTTTGGCGGACGCTGCGAGATGACCGCTTCCACTCACCAGTCGGGCACTGATCGCCTGGCGGAGGTGGCCCGCCGCATCGACTGTGACCTCATCGTCAACATCCAGGGCGATGAGCCCATGATCGAGCCTTCCGCGATTGATGCCGCTGTTGCACCCTTCCTGTCGAACCCGGAGGAACGCTTCGGGACGCTCGCCAGGCGCATCACGAGCCTTGAGGACCACCTGGCGCCCTCCGTGGTCAAGGTCGTCACCGACCGCAAGGGGTATGCGCTCTACTTCTCCCGGGCGCCTATTCCCTACTTCCGCGTCGACGGCGACGAGGCCTGGCCGGAGGATCGCCCTCGTATTCATCCGACAACGGGGGTGCAGCCCCTGCATCACATCGGCCTGTATGTTTACGCGCGGGAGACCTTGCTCTGGTACTCGGCACTGGCGCCGACGCCTCTGGAACAGACCGAGAAGCTCGAGCAGTTGCGTGCCCTGGAGAACGGCTGCCGCATCCGGGTGGTCCAGGTCGACTATGCGCCCATCGGCGTCGACACGCCCGAGGATCTTGAGCGCGTGCGGAAGGCTCTGGGCGGATAG